TGCCTGGGCAAGTATCCTTTCTATGCCATACGCCATGTTAAGCGGATCTTTACCCAAAGATAAAATCGGAATTTACATGGGCATTTTCAACTTTTTTATTGTATTGCCAGAGATTATTGCCTCCTTAGGCTTTGGTTGGTTAATGCGTAATGTACTCCATAACGATAGGCTTTTGGCAGTTCAACTGGGCGGAGGCTTAATGATTTTAGCTGCTGTAATCTGTTATGTATTTATCCGCGAACCAAAGAAAACTGACGAAGTCTTGGCTTCAAAGCTTGGAGTAGAAGAAAATAGATCTGTATAAACCATTCCTTGGTCTGTGTCCCCACAGACCAATAAGATATAAATAGGTCAATATAAGATATCAAATAGATCAGTTTAATAAATCCATAGTTATTCCATGGTCTGTGTCCCCACAGACCACCAACATTTCGGTTTGTGGGGACACAAACCGAGGAGATAAACTGTGCCTGTAAATCATAAATCCCTAGCCAAATGAAAAAAATAATTTATCTATTGCTATTGATAGTAGCGTTTAATAGCGCCTGTAAAAAAGCATCTACAGATGGTGGCATAGAGCCAACGCCAACCAATCAAACAGCAGCTTTACCTGCCGGAGCCAAAGATGGAGCGGTATTTATCAATAACGGAACATCGGCTATTGTAACACTTTATGCACCCGGTAAAAAATCGGTATCGTTGATCGGTGAATTTAACGATTGGTCAACCACGACCTTACCCATGAAAAATACACCAGATGGAAATTATTGGTGGATTCAGATAGATAACTTAAACCCAAATACAGAATATGCCTATCAGTTTTATGTAGATGGAAACTTAAAAGTTGCCGATCCTTATTGCGAAAAAGTACTCGATCCTGATAATGATAAATACATTACTGCAGCAACGTATCCAAATTTAAAAGTCTATCCAACAGGTAAAACAACAGGAATTGTAAGTGTAATGCAAGCTAATCAGCCACTTTATACTTGGAAAAATGCCAGCTTTTCCCGTCCCACTAAAGATAACCTGGTCATTTACGAATTGCTCATCCGCGATTTTACCGCCGATCATAATTATGCATCAACCTTGGCCAAACTCGATTATTTAACGGGTTTGGGCATAAACGCAATTGAGTTAATGCCGATAAACGAATTTGAAGGTAATTTAAGCTGGGGCTACAATCCGTCGTTTTATTTTGCACCCGATAAATATTATGGTACCAAAACGGCTTTGCAAAACTTTATTGACGAATGCCATGGCCGCGGCATTGCCGTAATTATGGATATGGTATTAAATCATTCTTTTGGCCAATCGCCTATGGTGCAATTGTATTTCGATGGCTCAAAACCTACTGCAAATAGTCCGTGGTTTAATGTTGATGCCAAACATCCTTTTAATGTGGGTTACGATTTTAACCATGAAAGCCAAGCCACCAAAAAATTCTCGAAAGATGTAATGAAATTTTGGATGCAGCAATACAAAATTGATGGCTTCCGTTTCGACCTTTCCAAAGGGTTTAC
The nucleotide sequence above comes from Pedobacter riviphilus. Encoded proteins:
- a CDS encoding alpha-amylase family glycosyl hydrolase — its product is MKKIIYLLLLIVAFNSACKKASTDGGIEPTPTNQTAALPAGAKDGAVFINNGTSAIVTLYAPGKKSVSLIGEFNDWSTTTLPMKNTPDGNYWWIQIDNLNPNTEYAYQFYVDGNLKVADPYCEKVLDPDNDKYITAATYPNLKVYPTGKTTGIVSVMQANQPLYTWKNASFSRPTKDNLVIYELLIRDFTADHNYASTLAKLDYLTGLGINAIELMPINEFEGNLSWGYNPSFYFAPDKYYGTKTALQNFIDECHGRGIAVIMDMVLNHSFGQSPMVQLYFDGSKPTANSPWFNVDAKHPFNVGYDFNHESQATKKFSKDVMKFWMQQYKIDGFRFDLSKGFTQKSSTDDAQFRLYDASRIAIWKDYNGYIKSIDPNFYVILEHFAEESEEKVLADDGMMLWNNMNYNMNEATMGWLDNSNFQWGFYANHGFAKSENLVGYSESHDEERLNFKNITYGNASGSYVIKGNLATSLKREELVAAFLFSIPGPKMIWQFGELGYDINIDFNGRTGEKPIKWDYYTDPNRKALYDAYARLIRLKKNNSIFNSTNSTYSLAGGVKYIKLIEGANTVVVVGNFDVVNQTANIDFGSAGAWVDAIGSSINLSSNSYNRTLAPGEYHIFSKAALK